The segment ATGTTTGGCGTGTAGGACTAAGGAAAGCTGACAACAACAAGATCTGGTTTCAAGATGGTTGGCAAGAGTTTGTTGACCGTTACTCTATCCGCACTGGATACCTTTTGATCTTTAGATACGAAGGAAACTCTGCCTTCAGCGTCAGCATTTACAACTTATCACACTCCGAGATCAACTACCATTCCACCGGTCTCATGGACTCTGCAGCACACAACCACTTCAAACGCCCATGTTTGTTTGAAGACCTTGAAGATGAAGATGCTGAGACCACTGTACATGCCAATACAGGGCATGCTAGTTCAGCCATCCAGAGCTTCTTCGCTGGACCTGTTAAAGCCGAAGAGGCCACACCAACGCCAACTCTAAAAGTTACTAAAAAGAgagggaggaagaagaagaacgctGATCCTGGTAAAGCATTTTTCATCTTGTTTTAGATTCTTTAGACACTTCTTAGTAGTAGTGATCGTTTTGATATTGGTCCATCCAGAGGAAGTAAACTCATCTGCTCCAAGAGATGATGACCCTGAGAGCCGTTCGAAGTTCTACGAGAGTGCTTCTGCGAGAAAGAGAACAGTGACtgctgaagagagagagagggccATCAATGCATCGAAAACGTATGAGCCAACGAACCCTTTCTTCAGAGTTGTTCTACGACCATCTTATCTATACAGAGGTTGTATCATGGTAATAATAACAGACATCTCAGTACTACACCTTTTTGCATATCTTATACAATGGTCTCTAAAGaagtctttgtttttttttgtgtctttGAACAGTATTTGCCTTCTGGTTTTGCTGAGAAGTACTTGAGTGGGATCTCGGGGTTCATCAAGGTCCAGCTCGGGGAGAAACAATGGCCTGTGAGATGCCTATACAAAGCAGGGAGAGCTAAGTTCAGTCAAGGTTGGTATGAGTTTACTGTGGAGAATAACTTAGGAGAAGGTGATGTCTGCGTGTTCGAGCTGCTAAGAACCAGAGATTTCGTTCTCCAAGTGACGGCTTTTCGAGTCAACTGAGTATGTAAGGTACTATGGTGTAGGGTGTCGTTTTCTATCTATGTGCGCATTGCGTTAGTTTCTCTTTTCTTGCTGGTGTGGATAAGTTAAAACCTCTTCAGAGTGAAACTAAAATTGTTTGTGTAAGTTAGGGTTAAGATGTTTTTTGGAAATTTGTAAATCCCTAATCTCCACAAGTTTGGTGTTGAAACGTGTGTCCCAAGAAAGATGTTATGATGAAGATgggtttgttgtttttgttgttctttGATTTTTCCACGCTCTCTTAGCTTTCGTACGAGATTCGATTCTTTTATTGGCAATGGACTAGTAGGCATGTACTCGAAATGCTGCTGCTTAAACATCGCTTTCTCCTTGTACTATGCTAACAAAACTCTACACTATCATGTTAAGAAGTCTAAATCTTCTTTATTTAGTTCTCACTGTTTAGAATCTTCTCAAACTCCTTGTCTCTTGTTCTCTTCTTGGTGTTGTGCTCTGAATCACCACCATTAACAGATTGATCATTTCCCTTTGTACCTTAACTTCCAAGAAACCCTTCCTCTGTAATGTCAGTTACCTCATCGTCACTGTCACTTCACAAGCCGAAACATTGAAGATCATTACAGGAAATTCGAGTTTCTTTTGTATTCAAAGAAAGACAAAATGACCTTCAATAATTGAATGATCCTCTGCAAACTCACTCCAACCGGCCTGAAACCAGATAACTTCAATTTTTCTAGTTCCGAAGACAAAAAAAGTTTACACCACTCGAGAGAAAAGTTGCATGAAATGTTGTCTTCGGTTTTATTCTTGACTTTTGATCTGCAAGCAAAAGCATAACGtccttgacaaaaaaaagcaTAACGTATGGGCTGGCTTGTTGGCAAAATATATATGGGCTGCATTTTGTTTTTCAAAGCCCGAAAgtgttaaaatctaaaaactaatcCGACCTGCCGGAATCGAACCAGCGACCTAAAGATTATCTGCAACGACTACAGTCttccgctctaccaactgagctaaggtcGGATACaaacaaaccttttttttttgtaaactgcttTCATACAAACAAACCTTTCTTAGTCATGAATATAATGGATACTTTGAGCGATTAAACTACATCAACCAGCATCTTCTTGTTATCCTACTTTTGAAGTTCAATGGACTAGTAGTCTCAAACCATATCCAAAGTGTGCAATTTAATTGGGATAGTCCGATAATTTTGTCTGATATTTACATACGCAGAGGAACGAATAGTCGTATGGACAGTACACTATtgtctaaattttttttctaactacATAAACTATTGCAGGATTCAAAGATATAGTTATAACTTTCAAGCAAGTGAATAATTTCGACTGTTTCAGCGGATTATTCAATGCCGAGTATGCTATCTAGTATACCCATGATGCGAAACCTTTTTCAGTACTCCTTAGTTTAGCATTCTTACTTGGAGGGACATCCTATACCCACGACATCTCGGGTTCAAAAAACATTCTAGATTCTCCCTGTAGGAGCCTAGATGTTtgctaaaagaaaaaagagcCTAGATGCTGAGGGCGTGCGAGAGTGTAAAATCATTTTATTCGTGATCGTGTTCTATAATCtattgtattttatatgatCAACGGACCATATAGTTTCCCAAGGTCTCAAAGAATATTATGAATTATGAAAAAGAAAAGTGGACATTATGATTAACCTAATAATACACCACATGACGTTTTAAACTTAAAACAGTAAGATTACGGGCTTAATAATTCTAAATAAAGTAAAGTCAGACGAACAAGAACCTAGTGGGTCTTTGCGTAACTATTTGGGAAAGAGCAAATAACCTCACGGTGTTTGTTTGTAACCTGTGACCTTCATTTTTGTAAAGAAAAGCACAAACTAGTTTTTATCCTAAAATTTTAGAACAGACTCATATGAATAGAAATTTGATATAGTATTTATACAGATCAGAAAGTTCACCGATATTACATGTTAGTCAATATATAGTTAATTTGACATTTTTCTACGATAACCGGAATCTAAATCTGCTGCACGTTAAAATTAAGGTATTacttattatcatttttatacagtttaaaaaataaaaaatgctttGATACCATTGGCAGAACAAGATTTATTAGCTTTTCAtactatttgaaaaattattagaaataaaAGGGTGTGTATGTCAATGTCCTATGTGCATAAATATAGCATATGCGTGTAGATTTTGTATCAAACTTAAATCTGACGAAAGATAAGACTTTTTACATGCACTCATCAAGACatcaataaaatattacatctaATTCTCCAGCGACTCTCTTTTCAACAAAATGAACTAACAAAGCACCTACCATAGTACATAAGTATTTCTAAATCTTCAACTCCAATTTAAATATTCTACAAAATcagtttaaaaagaaaagaaaagaaatgcgAGTCGTGCAATGTGCATCTCTAAGtggtatttaattttttgttttggtttctgaTGTGTCCGAGGAACGTATTAGGTTTTCCAAACGCAAAGAGTATATTGGTTGTATACTTTTAGACTTTGCCTTAATAAAAAGGTCATTCATTAGCTTGGCTGAAGAGGAATGTTGTCCATGTAAATCTAGTCTATCACATAAATTTCAGTTTTGGAATGTTGAGAATCTAGTTGTTAGACGAGAACGGACAAGATTTGGATTCACTGGCATACCTACGAATTAACAAAAAAGCGAGAAAGTGTAATTCCCACTACATATTAATGATCAGTTTAGGTTTGGCAGGTTTTTTCGTTTATTCTTCTTCCATTAGAACCTTTGAGAACCTAACAGTTTATGCAAGACCTGGTGTGAAAATTTGTCCCTTGACGAAGAAGTAAAAGGGCAGAAATAGGGACATCAAAGCAGCATAGGCAGGATGAACAGAAGCAGTAGAGGGAAAGTAGGGCTTTAGCAAAAATAGACCTCTGGATTAGCAGGGCCTATTTCTCTTGAAATTCTAGCTGGGAGTGCAGTAACAGGATAGCTATTTTTAAAAGTGATAACTCCCAGAAAGGTAATAATAGTCACCTACCATAGATTTTGTTACACTCATCTATGAAGAAATTGTATAatataatcataatttaaatacaCACTACACCGCTGttatgttttttcctttttagtttagAAAAACTGAATagtttgacccaaaaaaaaagtttagaaaaACTGAATATTGCTTGTTTGTAAATTCATCAAGACACCAATAAAATATTCCATCTAATTCAGTAAAGAGAACTAACAGGGTATAACAGGTgttcaacaaaagaaaagaccTACCAAATCAACTAAATGTATCcgttaaaaatctaaaattccaATTTTATCTTTTAGTAGAATATCAGTTTTTCTATATCTTTTAGAAACGAGTATTGAAATTACCAACAACTGCATTTCGAACGAAttccatataaaatataaacaaaatgattTAATACAATGAAATAGTTTCCTTTTTCTGAACACAGCCGAATCATTTTCcctttctgtttctttttaacGTAAATCAAATATTCAGTTACAATTTACAAAGAACACTGAATAAAATAGACGTACTTTCTGAACCTTTTAGATACTTTCATGACCTGGCCGTCTTTTATTGGTCGTATGAACTGCTTCTTTTTGCCGGCCATAAAACTTGTCTTGACCACAAAGGCAAATAATCACATGTACCGCGGAACAACATTCCCTTTATCCGTAGTCACATCCCACGCGCTAAGACGGCGCGTAATCTCTCCTCCTCCTGGAAGCATCTCAACCAATAACCGGAGACGCCGTCTCATTCACGCGCCACACCTTCACCGATTTATCCAAGCTTCCACTATACACTATCCATCTTCCGTCACCCTTTTCCTCTGTCTCTTCCACCGCCGTCAAACACTTAACAGGTCCCACGTGGTCCATCAACACCGAGAGACACGAGTGTGTCCCATCACGGTTCCTCCTCCACACGCAAATATTCTTGTCCGCTCCGCCGCTCAGCACCAAACTCCCAGCAGCAGCGAGACATAGCACCGCCGTACGATGGCCACGGAGAGTCCCGCCGTGGGAGAGATACTTTTGCCCTTCCCAGAAATTAACGGAACCGTCAGAAGATCCACAGTAAACAACAGACGCCGTTAAATTCACAGCCAACGCCGTCACAGCGTTCTCTTGCTTCATCAACACGTTAACCAGAAAATGCTTCGTCCCGTTCCCTTGTAGCTCACGTTTCCACACTTTCAAAGCTCCGTCGGCTGCTCCGGTGAACAGCAAACCGTCGAAACCGGCGGCCACGGTGTTGATAGCGTCGTCGTGAGCCTGAATCGATTCAAGGCATTTCGAGTCTGAGAGTCTCCAGACTTTGAGAGTCTTGTCCCACGAACCGGAATAGAGTAAACCGAGTTCTTCGTTCAAGCTCAGACACGAAACGGCGTCGTGGTGACGTATCTTCAGTACGTTTCTCCTGCGACGCACCTCGACGTAGTTCTTTGGATTCACCGACTTGGTCAAAAACTCTTTCAAAGTCGGTAAGCTTCCGATTCGGGTGTATCCTTTCTTGGACCCTCTCCAAACCCGGATTTTACCGTCTTGATGACCGGTGAAAATCCGGTTATCTCCGGTTATTACTATCGTTTTAACCAACCCGCTTGCTGATTTAAAACCGGTGAAGTCTTTGAGATCTTTCCAGACCCGAATGTTCTTCGAATCGGATCCCGTGAATAGAAGATTCCCAGAAGCAGCCAACGAGTAGACGTGACCGTCTTGTCTCACGATCGTACCGATTAAACCGTTTTCGGAAACGTCGTTTATGTTTTGGGTCTGGTAGGTCCACGGAGACTTGTAGTAAGGAGAGTAAGTCTGGTTCCACGGAGACGGAGACATAGTCGGAGTCGTTGTTGCGTCGGTGTAGTACGGTGAGTAAGTCTGGTTCCATGGAGATAAAACTTGGTTTGGAGAGGAGTCGCCGCTCGTGGTCGAAGCATTGCTTTGACGTTGTTGGTAACTGTTAGCatccttgttgttgttgttgttgctacTACTAGGACGGCCACCGTGGTTGTGTTCTTCTTCGCCGGCGTCGGGATCGGAGTTTAAGAAGTCGGCGAAAGTGAGTCTCCGGTGATGAGTTCCGCTGGTTTCATtagctattaccatatttaagaGAGAATATTTGGTGAGATTTATTATTGAATTAAACAGTGCAGAGGATGACCTGTTGGGTTATATATAGAATTAGAGAATTAGAGAAGACGAAGGAATTATAGTTGGTGAACGGACGACCGTTGGTAACTGACACGTGGCTTTAAGTCTGGAGACGTGACCGTCACATACAGTACCGGGAACGCCAGTTCTCACAATATAAGACCGTATTGAGAAATGAATATAAGActaattaattaagaaaaatttacatttgattcttttttggttaaaaatctACACTTTGCTTTTATGAAAGTATTCTTTTTGTTGATTGGATATCAATAGACGGTTTCAAAACATCGGACTATTTCCaatatgttttgatattttacatttaaatcagaactttttaaaacagaataaaatctgctataatgtattattttatatgtttcataataaatgttattttagtttttttgtttcaaaatacgTGTAATTCTACAATTTCAATGTAGTTTtgtacattaatttttttttaccattttaaattatcaatagatttttatttaaataattataatttaactaattatatattaaaatgaatcCATTAgtctattattaaaaattttaatctacgtgaaaaaatgtcaaagtgacaCTTGTAATGAGCCAGAAAGAGTAACATTCAAGTGaggaataatatttttatactacatatgaatatattagaaaatttcTTATATAGAATACTGTAATAGATAACATTTAtctattatagaaaaatatattggagTAAAATTTgtttgcatttttatttttttgtttttaaaaaatatatcactGAATTTAAAATTCTATAGATATAGatgaatgttatttttttaaatagaaaaaagaaTAGCACTatctattatagaataaaatataaaaatggattAGAATGTATTTTCTTCTACAATATAGCATTTAGATCCAAAGTAGCATATGAATTGAAGATGCTCTTACATTTCGGTTAGATATGTATATAATTGGTTGAGTGGTAAAGttaaatagttttttgttaagtttagatttttattgtatataaattaaagtAATGTAGTTAggtataattaaatttgatgaatattaataacatattatattatacatttcACATTTTATCATCTAATAAGATATCAGATGAAAGACCTCGATAGTACATCGATTTCTATCTAGCATTTTAATTAAATTCATATACAGATGGTGAAGTCAAAACGCAAATTGAGGTGTACGTATATCTTGTAATGATTTCTAATTACCGGAGGCTTTCATATCATACCCCTGCATACCAATACTCTAGTCGCATGGATATTATTACCATTTAAACAAATATAAGCCAAGCATAAACGATATCGCAATACCCGAACTCTAATCTCCACTCTAATATGAATCTTCAAACTAGTAGACAAGCAGTGgctattatgaaaataaaatttgcatTAAAGAAAAGTCTGAAGCTCATcattaacaacaacaacaaaaaatgtaTGAAGTTAAAACGTAATGCATCATGCCTGTTGTATGACTGTATGTGGTTGAGCAATGtcaaaaatgattatatatatttatagacatGAGATGCGTCCGTACAAAGATTACAGGTCTTTCCAAGAAGTTAGTTGGATAATTCATAGTAGTAGAAACTAAGAAGATAACGCGTGTGTGGCTGTGTTGGCGGCTGATCATCTTCGCACATTGCGTATAACATTGTAACACTATTCTCCTAGCGGtattgattttaattaaatggTTTATAGCagtatgttttaaatttaatttggacATGTGAGAAGTTTTCTTCCAGATGTTTGACTTTTATGATTTTCCATGAACGATAGAAGTTCAATTCTCATGTTTTCTTTGTCAAGAATTGTCTACTCGTATACGAATTAATTAGCAAGTTGCAAACGGCacaagaaaaacaaacacaaagcAATGTACCAAACagtcttttgtttttgtgtgttttttttttacaactattgaaccgaaccgaaatcaACGACTATTATATATGTCTCTCCATTTATTCATACTAGGTCCATTCGTCTTGATTAACTTTCATTACCTTAAAGAAGAAGACATTTTCTATCTAAAGTACatctttggaaaaaaaaaaagtacatcTTTGGATATCTTCCTTTTGGGAATATGGGAATCTTCTACAACATATTAATTCGTATAATTAATATTC is part of the Raphanus sativus cultivar WK10039 chromosome 5, ASM80110v3, whole genome shotgun sequence genome and harbors:
- the LOC108836022 gene encoding B3 domain-containing transcription factor VRN1 isoform X2 — its product is MWFKRVPDKFASKFKDELSVAVALTVPDGHVWRVGLRKADNNKIWFQDGWQEFVDRYSIRTGYLLIFRYEGNSAFSVSIYNLSHSEINYHSTGLMDSAAHNHFKRPCLFEDLEDEDAETTVHANTGHASSAIQSFFAGPVKAEEATPTPTLKVTKKRGRKKKNADPEEVNSSAPRDDDPESRSKFYESASARKRTVTAEERERAINASKTYEPTNPFFRVVLRPSYLYRGCIMYLPSGFAEKYLSGISGFIKVQLGEKQWPVRCLYKAGRAKFSQGWYEFTVENNLGEGDVCVFELLRTRDFVLQVTAFRVN
- the LOC108861411 gene encoding protein JINGUBANG-like, translating into MVIANETSGTHHRRLTFADFLNSDPDAGEEEHNHGGRPSSSNNNNNKDANSYQQRQSNASTTSGDSSPNQVLSPWNQTYSPYYTDATTTPTMSPSPWNQTYSPYYKSPWTYQTQNINDVSENGLIGTIVRQDGHVYSLAASGNLLFTGSDSKNIRVWKDLKDFTGFKSASGLVKTIVITGDNRIFTGHQDGKIRVWRGSKKGYTRIGSLPTLKEFLTKSVNPKNYVEVRRRRNVLKIRHHDAVSCLSLNEELGLLYSGSWDKTLKVWRLSDSKCLESIQAHDDAINTVAAGFDGLLFTGAADGALKVWKRELQGNGTKHFLVNVLMKQENAVTALAVNLTASVVYCGSSDGSVNFWEGQKYLSHGGTLRGHRTAVLCLAAAGSLVLSGGADKNICVWRRNRDGTHSCLSVLMDHVGPVKCLTAVEETEEKGDGRWIVYSGSLDKSVKVWRVNETASPVIG
- the LOC108836022 gene encoding B3 domain-containing transcription factor VRN1 isoform X1: MPRPFFHKLIFPSTIQEKRLRVPDKFASKFKDELSVAVALTVPDGHVWRVGLRKADNNKIWFQDGWQEFVDRYSIRTGYLLIFRYEGNSAFSVSIYNLSHSEINYHSTGLMDSAAHNHFKRPCLFEDLEDEDAETTVHANTGHASSAIQSFFAGPVKAEEATPTPTLKVTKKRGRKKKNADPEEVNSSAPRDDDPESRSKFYESASARKRTVTAEERERAINASKTYEPTNPFFRVVLRPSYLYRGCIMYLPSGFAEKYLSGISGFIKVQLGEKQWPVRCLYKAGRAKFSQGWYEFTVENNLGEGDVCVFELLRTRDFVLQVTAFRVN